A stretch of Pseudomonas sp. LRP2-20 DNA encodes these proteins:
- the dusB gene encoding tRNA dihydrouridine synthase DusB: MSAVRIGPYTLRNNLILAPMAGVTDQPFRTLCKRLGAGMVVSEMVSSDMSLWNSRKSSLRRIHEGDPEPRSVQIAGGDAQMMAAAARANVEAGAQIIDINMGCPAKKVCNKAAGSALLRDEALVAEILHAVVGAVDVPVTLKIRTGWDRANKNGLNVAKIAEQAGIQALAVHGRTRADLYTGEAEYDTIAAIKQAVSIPVFANGDITSPEKARAVLDATGVDGLLIGRAAQGRPWIFREIEHFLGTGQHLPAPQLDEVERILLEHLAALHAFYGDVMGVRIARKHVGWYLATRPGGKEFRSRFNALEDTQAQCANVREFFSERRQSLETEDGQGVAA, translated from the coding sequence CGCGCCCATGGCCGGGGTCACGGACCAGCCTTTCCGTACACTTTGCAAGCGCCTGGGCGCCGGCATGGTGGTGTCGGAGATGGTCAGCAGCGACATGAGCCTGTGGAACAGCCGCAAGTCCAGCCTGCGCCGCATCCATGAAGGTGATCCCGAGCCGCGCTCGGTGCAGATCGCCGGTGGTGATGCGCAGATGATGGCGGCGGCGGCGCGGGCCAACGTCGAGGCAGGCGCCCAGATCATCGATATCAACATGGGCTGCCCGGCAAAAAAAGTCTGCAACAAAGCTGCAGGCTCTGCTTTATTGAGAGATGAAGCTCTGGTCGCCGAAATCCTCCACGCCGTGGTTGGCGCGGTGGACGTGCCGGTGACGCTGAAAATCCGCACCGGCTGGGACCGGGCGAACAAAAACGGCCTGAACGTGGCGAAGATCGCCGAACAGGCCGGCATTCAGGCGCTTGCGGTGCATGGCCGCACACGTGCCGACCTGTACACCGGCGAAGCCGAATACGACACCATCGCTGCCATCAAGCAGGCGGTGTCGATTCCGGTTTTTGCCAATGGCGATATCACTTCGCCAGAAAAGGCCCGGGCGGTGCTGGACGCCACCGGGGTCGACGGCTTGCTGATTGGCCGGGCTGCCCAGGGGCGGCCATGGATCTTTCGCGAGATCGAACATTTTTTGGGGACTGGCCAACATTTGCCGGCCCCGCAGTTGGACGAAGTGGAACGCATCCTGCTGGAGCACCTGGCCGCGCTGCATGCCTTCTATGGCGATGTGATGGGCGTACGTATCGCCCGCAAGCACGTGGGCTGGTACCTGGCAACACGACCCGGCGGCAAGGAGTTTCGCTCCCGGTTCAACGCTTTGGAAGACACACAAGCGCAGTGCGCCAACGTTCGCGAGTTTTTCAGCGAACGTCGACAGAGCCTTGAGACAGAGGACGGACAAGGGGTGGCCGCATGA